One window from the genome of Thermus caldifontis encodes:
- the aceB gene encoding malate synthase A → MKGVEILKDHPLLGEVLTEEALRFVVALHREFNPVRKALLERRKTLWERYKAGEKPDFLEETAFVRGGSWRVAEAPPDLQDRRVEITGPVDRKMIVNALNSGAKVFMADFEDALSPTWDNVIQGQKNLYDAVRRQIDFISPEGKEYKLKEKVATLLVRPRGWHLVEKHVRVDGEPISASLFDFGLYFFHNAHELLRRGSGPYFYLPKLESHLEARLWNQVFHFAQDYLGLPRGTIRATVLIETILAAFEMEEILYELKEHAAGLNAGRWDYIFSCIKKFATTAPIFPDRAQVTMTVPFMKAYTELLVKSCHIHGAHAIGGMAAFIPSRKDPEVNERAFQQVRADKEREASQGFDGTWVAHPDLVPVAQEVFDRYLGDRPHQKHVQREDVQVRAEDLLNFEVPGGKVTEGGLRNNISVALQYLNQWLLGNGAAAIFNLMEDAATAEISRAQLWQWVHRKATLEDGRTVTPELYQRIKEEELAKLGGREAGRYREAEEILDKLVLSEEFTEFLTLVAYEYLD, encoded by the coding sequence ATGAAGGGCGTGGAGATCCTTAAAGACCATCCCCTCTTAGGCGAGGTGCTCACGGAAGAGGCCTTGAGGTTCGTGGTGGCCCTGCACCGGGAGTTCAACCCCGTGCGCAAGGCGCTTTTGGAGCGCAGGAAAACCCTTTGGGAACGGTATAAGGCCGGGGAAAAGCCGGACTTCCTCGAGGAGACCGCCTTCGTGCGGGGCGGGTCCTGGCGGGTGGCCGAGGCCCCACCCGATCTCCAGGACCGCCGGGTGGAGATCACCGGTCCCGTGGACCGCAAGATGATCGTCAACGCCCTGAACTCCGGGGCCAAGGTCTTCATGGCGGACTTTGAGGACGCCCTTTCCCCCACCTGGGACAATGTGATCCAAGGGCAGAAGAACCTCTACGATGCCGTCCGCCGGCAGATTGACTTCATAAGCCCCGAGGGAAAGGAGTACAAGCTCAAGGAAAAGGTGGCCACCCTCCTTGTCCGGCCTCGAGGCTGGCACCTGGTGGAAAAGCACGTGCGGGTGGACGGGGAGCCCATCTCGGCCAGCCTCTTTGACTTTGGCCTCTACTTCTTCCACAACGCCCACGAGCTCCTAAGGCGGGGTAGCGGCCCCTACTTCTACCTGCCCAAGCTGGAAAGCCACCTGGAGGCCCGCCTTTGGAACCAGGTTTTCCACTTCGCCCAGGACTACCTGGGCCTCCCCCGGGGTACCATCCGGGCCACGGTGCTCATCGAAACCATCCTGGCGGCCTTTGAAATGGAGGAAATCCTTTACGAGCTTAAGGAGCACGCCGCCGGGCTCAACGCTGGCCGCTGGGACTACATCTTCAGCTGCATCAAGAAGTTCGCCACCACCGCCCCCATCTTCCCCGACCGAGCCCAGGTCACCATGACCGTTCCCTTCATGAAGGCCTACACCGAGCTTCTGGTGAAGTCCTGCCACATCCACGGGGCCCACGCCATCGGGGGGATGGCCGCCTTCATCCCCAGCCGCAAGGATCCTGAGGTGAACGAAAGGGCCTTCCAGCAGGTGCGGGCCGACAAGGAGCGGGAGGCCTCCCAGGGCTTTGACGGCACCTGGGTGGCCCACCCCGACCTGGTGCCTGTGGCCCAGGAGGTCTTTGACCGGTACCTGGGGGATAGGCCCCACCAGAAGCACGTGCAGCGGGAGGACGTCCAGGTGAGGGCGGAGGACCTCCTGAACTTCGAGGTCCCGGGGGGCAAGGTGACGGAGGGAGGCCTTCGCAACAACATCTCCGTGGCCCTCCAGTACCTGAACCAGTGGCTTCTGGGCAACGGGGCCGCCGCCATCTTCAACCTCATGGAGGATGCCGCCACCGCTGAGATCAGCAGGGCCCAGCTTTGGCAGTGGGTGCACCGGAAGGCCACCTTGGAGGACGGACGCACGGTCACCCCTGAGCTTTACCAAAGGATCAAGGAAGAGGAGCTGGCCAAGCTGGGAGGGCGGGAGGCTGGCCGCTACAGGGAGGCCGAGGAGATCCTGGACAAGCTGGTCCTCTCCGAGGAGTTCACGGAGTTCCTGA